The following coding sequences lie in one Capsicum annuum cultivar UCD-10X-F1 chromosome 5, UCD10Xv1.1, whole genome shotgun sequence genomic window:
- the LOC107871138 gene encoding BTB/POZ domain-containing protein At1g01640-like: MPCEVCGLSARNKLCDGCLNGAKALHALLTTNSDNNSANTRGPVNNSTCHEVTSPSNLSVSKGFTYALRRAVEMKEKLNYQSSCLDAFKGQVNRDILVKPGNNSPAITVHKSLLSASSVIFKFMLDSDGCKAPPGHTITLPELSYLELHALLDFLYRGELPKEKLDKHIHSLSAAADKYEIKFLQKYCEHHMLASLNTLNALDLLEISDTHKSYPHLRVAAMNFIIENVECIVFTPKYDAFAVKNPHLNLQITKASVASNIKKKQRI, encoded by the exons ATGCCTTGTGAAGTATGTGGTCTGTCAGCAAGGAATAAATTATGTGATGGATGCCTTAATGGGGCCAAAGCCTTACATGCCTTATTAACCACCAACTCTGATAATAACAGTGCAAATACAAGAGGACCTGTCAACAATTCTACATGTCATGAAGTTACTTCTCCATCCAACTTATCTGTTAGTAAG GGATTTACATACGCCTTGCGACGGGCAGTGGAAATGAAAGAGAAGCTTAACTATCAGAGTAGTTGTCTTGATGCTTTTAAAGGTCAAGTTAATAGAGATATTCTAGTTAAACCTGGAAACAATAGCCCAGCAATAACAGTACATAAGTCTCTTCTG TCTGCAAGTTCTGTTATCTTCAAGTTCATGTTGGATTCGGATGGATGCAAAGCTCCGCCAGGTCACACGATAACACTCCCGGAGTTGAGCTACCTGGAGCTGCATGCTCTCCTTGATTTTCTTTATCGCGGGGAATTGCCGAAAGAAAAATTGGACAAACATATCCACTCATTGTCAGCTGCAGCAGACAAGTATGAAATAAAATTCTTGCAGAAATACTGTGAGCACCACATGTTGGCATCTTTGAACACACTGAATGCTCTCGATCTTTTGGAGATTTCAGACACACATAAATCTTACCCGCATTTGAGGGTGGCTGCCATGAACTTCATCATTGAGAATGTCGAGTGCATTGTCTTCACACCTAAGTACGATGCATTTGCAGTCAAGAATCCTCATCTAAATCTTCAGATTACAAAGGCTTCTGTCGCCAGTAACATAAAGAAGAAACAGAGAATTTGA
- the LOC107871137 gene encoding amino acid transporter AVT6C, which yields MAQTRNVAGADIPLLPRTNSNAGENKLLILRAVFNVSTSIIGAGIMSIPATLKVLGVIPAFVLIVLVAILVDISVDYMLRFTYRGESKTYAALMNESFGKIGSVAVQICVMITNLGCLIMYLIIVGDVLSGQGEHLGVLQELFGIHWWNSRNFAILFIVVFVMLPLVLYRRIESLWLSSALAVLLAIVFVVICSVMAITAILKGQTVNPRMFPKMDNETSFFNLFTAVPVIVTAFTFHFNVHPIGTELGKSAAMSSSVKISLVLCAVIYFSIGIVGYLLFGDSIMPDILVNFDRSSGTSAISSMLNDVVRLSYALHLMLVFPLLNFSLRANIDELMFPKKPFLATDTRRFVCLSLFLLTVSYVAAIFIPSIWYVFQVTGTTTGVCLAFIFPGAIALRDVHGISSRKDKIIAMIMIVQAVVTSLVTIATNVYNMSGNRS from the exons ATGGCTCAGACCAGAAATGTTGCTGGTGCTGACATCCCCTTGTTGCCAAGAACAAACTCTAATGCAGGGGAAAACAAGCTGTTGATTTTACGGGCAGTGTTTAACGTGTCGACGAGTATCATTGGTGCTGGAATTATGTCTATACCAGCAACTCTTAAGGTCTTAGGTGTAATTCCAGCTTTTGTATTGATTGTTTTGGTTGCTATATTGGTTGACATATCAGTAGATTACATGTTGAGGTTCACGTATAGAGGCGAATCGAAAACTTATGCTGCATTGATGAATGAGTCATTTGGAAAGATTGGTTCTGTTGCAGTTCAAATTTGTGTTATGATCACCAATCTTGGCTGCTTGATCATGTACCTTATTATTGTTG GAGATGTTCTTTCTGGACAAGGAGAACATCTTGGTGTTCTACAAGAATTGTTTGGGATTCACTGGTGGAACTCGCGTAATTTCGCGATCCTCTTCATTGTCGTATTCGTTATGCTTCCTCTCGTCCTCTATCGACGTATTG AATCATTGTGGTTGAGTTCAGCATTAGCAGTTCTCCTAGCAATTGTATTTGTTGTCATATGTTCAGTAATGGCAATCACAGCAATACTAAAAGGGCAAACAGTGAATCCAAGAATGTTTCCGAAGATGGATAATGAAACATCTTTTTTCAACCTTTTCACTGCTGTTCCTGTCATTGTTACAGCATTTACATTTCACTTCAATG TTCATCCTATTGGAACTGAGCTGGGAAAGTCTGCAGCTATGTCATCTTCTGTCAAGATTTCATTAGTACTATGTGCAGTTATCTATTTTTCAATTGGCATTGTCGGGTACCTTCTATTCGGGGATTCAATCATGCCAGATATACTTGTAAATTTCGACAGATCATCTGGTACTTCAGCAATAAGTTCAATGCTAAACGATGTAGTTCGTCTGAGCTATGCATTGCACCTAATGCTGGTGTTCCCTCTCTTGAACTTCTCCCTGAGGGCCAATATAGACGAACTCATGTTCCCAAAGAAGCCCTTTTTGGCCACTGACACAAGAAGATTCGTGTGTCTTAGTTTGTTCTTGTTAACCGTCTCATATGTAGCAGCCATTTTTATCCCATCTATATGGTACGTTTTCCAGGTCACTGGAACAACTACTGGCGTTTGCCTTGCTTTCATATTTCCAGGTGCAATTGCCCTGAG AGATGTCCATGGCATATCTTCAAGAAAAGATAAGATCATTGCAATGATCATGATTGTTCAAGCAGTTGTGACTAGCCTTGTAACAATTGCTACTAATGTCTACAATATGAGTGGAAATAGGTCATAG